The Primulina eburnea isolate SZY01 chromosome 8, ASM2296580v1, whole genome shotgun sequence genome contains a region encoding:
- the LOC140839860 gene encoding large ribosomal subunit protein uL23: MAPAKADAAKKPDPKAQALKTSKAVKSGSTTFKKKSKKIRTKVTFHRPRTLKQDRNPKYPRISAPPRNKLDHYQILKYPLTTESAMKKIEDNNTLVFIVDIRADKKKIKDAVKKMYDIQTKKVNTLIRPDGTKKAYVRLTPDYDALDVANKIGII, from the exons ATGGCTCCCGCTAAAG CTGATGCAGCGAAAAAGCCAGACCCAAAGGCTCAAGCCTTGAAAACTTCAAAGGCTGTGAAATCAGGTTCAACAACCTTTAAGAAGAAGTCCAAAAAGATACGCACAAAAGTTACATTTCATCGACCAAGGACATTGAAGCAGGACAGAAATCCCAAATATCCACGTATTAGTGCCCCTCCCCGCAACAAGCTTGACCATTACCAGATTCTGAAATATCCACTCACCACTGAGTCTGCAATgaagaaaattgaagataacAACACTCTTGTATTCATTGTTGACATTCGTGCTGACAAGAAAAAGATCAAGGATGCAGTCAAGAAAATGTACGACATTCAGACCAAGAAAGTCAACACCCTTATCAG gCCGGACGGAACCAAGAAGGCATATGTTAGATTGACTCCGGACTACGATGCTTTGGATGTCGCCAACAAAATTGGGATTATCTAA
- the LOC140838007 gene encoding uncharacterized protein, which translates to MASDSSAQYIHTVQHLIEKCITFNMSKEECMEALSKHANIQPVITSTVWKELEKENKEFFEAYTKKREENTSEVTETTRRLHDILLDSSDKETKDGERVDREH; encoded by the exons ATGGCATCAGACTCTTCTGCTCAATACATCCACACG GTACAACACTTGATAGAGAAGTGCATAACTTTCAACATGAGCAAAGAAGAATGCATGGAAGCACTCTCCAAACATGCAAATATCCAGCCAGTCATTACTTCCACAG TGTGGAAGGAGCTAGAGAAAGAGAATAAAGAGTTCTTTGAAGCCTACACCAAGAAAAGAGAGGAAAACACATCTGAAGTAACAGAGACAACTCGGAGACTCCACGACATACTATTGGATTCTTCTGATAAAGAAACAAAAGATGGGGAACGAGTCGATCGAGAACATTAG